One genomic region from Armatimonadota bacterium encodes:
- a CDS encoding IS256 family transposase: RMVTFYRYPQERWRHLRTVNVVESPFAALRLRTDAAKRFKKVERAAAVIRKMLMVAQTRFRRLNAPELLAKVYVGVRYEDGIEAAGKEVAA; encoded by the coding sequence CGAATGGTGACGTTTTACCGGTACCCCCAGGAGCGCTGGCGGCACCTGCGGACCGTCAACGTGGTGGAGTCCCCCTTTGCGGCGCTGCGGCTACGGACGGATGCGGCCAAGCGGTTCAAGAAGGTGGAGCGGGCTGCGGCGGTGATCCGGAAGATGCTGATGGTGGCCCAGACGAGGTTCCGGCGGCTGAACGCCCCGGAGCTGCTGGCCAAGGTTTACGTGGGGGTGCGGTACGAGGACGGGATCGAGGCCGCCGGGAAGGAGGTCGCCGCCTGA